The genomic window CTGGGTTTTACTGCTTTACTCAACCCATCGCCCCAGCGATAAAGGATACTCATATTGAACGTATCTTTTATAGTGCTCCAAAGGCCTAACAATGACCTGGACTGGCGATCCATCATATTGGGGAATCGCTGGTTCATGCCCTCGATTATTGCCGATATGACTTTATTGACGTTTAAACCGGCCTTGCCTATATTATCCATCTGATCAGCAGTGAGCCTGAACTTCTTCTGAATTATGTCATATGCCGGGATACCAAGCTCAGTCAATTGCATTATTTCCTCTGCACTTACCTTGCCTTTGGCCCTCATTTGACCGATGGCTGTTACTGCTCTTTCAATGCCCTCGGGTCCTTTGCCTAGCCCAGCCATGGCGTTCCCGATTGCCGTCATCATCGGTAGAATTTGCTCTGCGCCAAAGCCAAATGCTAGTAGCAACTGACTGCTTTCTTGAAGCTGGGGGAATTCAAAAGGTGTCTTAGCTGCAAATGCCTGGAGATCTCTCAAAAATGCAGTTGCCTTTTCAGCGCTTCCCAGCATAGTTTCAAAGCCTATGCGTGCCTGCTCCATGTTTCCAGCCAGTGCGAGCGGTGCTTTTACAAGCCCGGTAAAAGCTGCGGCTCCTCCCAGGCCGACGCCGATGAGGCCAAGCGGTGACGTTATGGCACTGAATATTTTCTTAGCCGCTCCAGTTACCATATCCTTGGCCTTTATCGTCACTGTCCAGGTCCTTTTCGCCATAGATGTCAACACCGACTGAATTCTCCTTGCCGGGCCAGATATCTTATCATTCAGCTTTGCCGCCGGGCTTATCCTCACCTTATTCAGCATCTGTGCCCGCCTTCTGGCACTTTCCATAAACTTATCCATGGCTTTAAGTTTACCTTTTGTCTGTTCATCTCCGGTCACATCTATAACAATATCAATCCTATAGGCTTCATTTTCTGCCACGCCGCTCCACCTTCTTTCTGGCTTTGTCCTCTGCTTCTATTTCAAGCTCAGTGCATGCCAACAAAAAAAGCTGTTCCCCTCTTGGTAGCTTCCAAAACTCTCCGGGGCGCAGGTGATGCCGCACCCAAATGTTGTGCAGCATACCTGCTAGGCCCCCGGACTTTATGAGTTTTTTACGTCTTCAAGGTCGGTATTAAATCCCGAAAGATCCAGAACAATATCACCCAGCGCCGAAAGTTCCCCGGCCAAAAGACGCCGCTTTATAACTTCCTCCGGTCCCGATGCTTTGTATTTTGCAAGCAACTTTGGGTCGCCCCAGTTTGGTTTGACCGTGGCTGCCGCTATCAGGGCAGTATTAAACTGTTCCTCATCAAAATTCTCAATTACCCTGCCTCTCTTTTCCTTTCTTTCCGTGCACTGCTCCCGGATGTGATATACTTGCTTTCCAGTAAGACCACGGAGAGTAACTGGTATCCCTATTCTCTTCAAAAATACTGTTTTCTCGGGGATAGTGTCGTCATCAAGCAGCTTTTGTAGTATTTCTTCTTCAGTCATCTTCTCAAAATCCATAAAAAATTAACCCCCTTAAGCCTCAATAGGATCCAAAAGCTCATATTCCTCGAATGTGAATGGAATTTCCTCGGTCACTTCTTCTCCAGCCGTCCAGTTGGCAAGCTGAACCCTGTCGGGCATAACATTCATGAGCCGTATTCGTTCATATCCGTATGCCTCCGGGTCATCCAGCTTACTTATGATTTCAAACTTATTGAACTCCCGGCGGATCATGTCGGATGTAACCTTAAACCCGCTCATGGTCCCCGTCCCTTTCTTAGGACCTTTCTTATGTCTCACCCAATCATCACCGGATAAATTCAATTCTCGTTTTTGAATCTCTACATATGCTTCAAGATGATTGAGATTTGTCTGCCATATTCCGTCGACGTAAATCTTACCGTATGAACCTAAAATAACCCTTTCAGCATCAAGAGCCACTTATACCACCCCCTACAGGACCGTGAAGGTCCCGAGTATAATTTCCATGGTGTCGGTGAGCCTGGCCTCATATTTAAGATACACCTGATCAGGCTCAGGAGTAAGCATTGCGTTCGGGCCGTAATAATCCGGATCGAGATATACATCATATCCGGTGGCCTCTATTACCCCAGCCTGGGCAAGCGTCCTCATATACTCCTTGCAAGCGCCGATGAGAGCTAACCGGCCTTCTTCGGTGTTGTTTACTTTGCCGATATAAGCGTCCTCGGCGGTCCTAACCAGGTCGGCATTAATGCTATCCATTACCCTGATAGTGCGGATTTTCTTCCAGGAATTGTTCTGACCTTGACGCAGAGTTACAAGGCTATTTATGCCCCGAAGGACCTTGACCTGCCGTCCATCGTGGAACAGCAGAAGCACCCCGCCATTTACGGCCTGCTCCATCTCACTTCTAGTCCACCGCCTGGTTACATCATCGAAAGGTGTAACCGCATAGGTAGCAGATTCGCTCAGTTTCTGTCCGGCAATAAGGCCGGCTACATATGCTGCTACCTGTGCACTGGAATAACTCACGCCATCCAACTTACCACCTACACCGACATTGACAATGCCTTCATGGTTAAAGCCAGCGCTCCGTGTAGTAGCTTTATTTACGGCATCGGCTGCAGTATCGTCGGCTGCAGAACCACCTAAGACTGCTATGACGCCCTTGCCCTCGCTTCTCACCCGGGAAACCCACGACACAACGCTGGTCTGGATAGCAGAGTCCGCTATGCCGTCCAGTGTCAGCAGGTTAAATTCCTGCGTCTCAAAAGCAGTCAATGCATTCGTATAATCCTGAGCCGCTATAGCAGATATGCCGGAATTTCCGCCGGTAAAAACTTGATCAGACACATCTTTTAGTATTCCTGTCCCTTCGGCCAGTTTTGTTGCGATAATCCATTTATTTTCGGTGTCATTATTTATGGCATCTACCGCCGCCTGGATGGTCCCACTGACAAAGGTAAAGGTTTTAAGAAGTGTAGTGCCTTCATAGAGCTTGATATCTTTTTTTGTACCATCAATTGGGTTTACTTGAACCGTCACTTTGAAATTATTGCCCCTGGCACCTTCATACTTAGCATCAAGCTTCAAGACATTTGCTGGTGTCGCCGCTGTGTCCTGCAAAGTCAAAGTAGCTTTTGCCGCATTCGTATCTGCCAATCGGTAG from Biomaibacter acetigenes includes these protein-coding regions:
- a CDS encoding phage tail assembly chaperone, with product MDFEKMTEEEILQKLLDDDTIPEKTVFLKRIGIPVTLRGLTGKQVYHIREQCTERKEKRGRVIENFDEEQFNTALIAAATVKPNWGDPKLLAKYKASGPEEVIKRRLLAGELSALGDIVLDLSGFNTDLEDVKNS
- a CDS encoding phage tail tube protein, with protein sequence MALDAERVILGSYGKIYVDGIWQTNLNHLEAYVEIQKRELNLSGDDWVRHKKGPKKGTGTMSGFKVTSDMIRREFNKFEIISKLDDPEAYGYERIRLMNVMPDRVQLANWTAGEEVTEEIPFTFEEYELLDPIEA
- a CDS encoding phage tail sheath family protein, whose product is MSGGTWSATELPVLPGLYLNFQAAALAAIQPGARGIVVAPVKAHWGPVRQFVEITSEAGITENYTNDETNGATASTTLRFALLGGAKKVLAYRLADTNAAKATLTLQDTAATPANVLKLDAKYEGARGNNFKVTVQVNPIDGTKKDIKLYEGTTLLKTFTFVSGTIQAAVDAINNDTENKWIIATKLAEGTGILKDVSDQVFTGGNSGISAIAAQDYTNALTAFETQEFNLLTLDGIADSAIQTSVVSWVSRVRSEGKGVIAVLGGSAADDTAADAVNKATTRSAGFNHEGIVNVGVGGKLDGVSYSSAQVAAYVAGLIAGQKLSESATYAVTPFDDVTRRWTRSEMEQAVNGGVLLLFHDGRQVKVLRGINSLVTLRQGQNNSWKKIRTIRVMDSINADLVRTAEDAYIGKVNNTEEGRLALIGACKEYMRTLAQAGVIEATGYDVYLDPDYYGPNAMLTPEPDQVYLKYEARLTDTMEIILGTFTVL